Proteins encoded by one window of Blautia argi:
- a CDS encoding RpiB/LacA/LacB family sugar-phosphate isomerase translates to MRIALMNENSQGAKNAMIEKSLRKVVEPMGFTVDNYGMYTAEDEAQLTYVQVGILAAVLLNSGAADYVITGCGTGEGAMLACNSFPGVICGHVEDALDAYTFAQINDGNAISLPFAKGFGWGGDLNLEYIFEKLFCEESGQGYPRERAIPEQRNKKILDEVKKVTYRDFTDILMEMDRELVKGALAGEHFQELFFANCKCEKIAACVKEILGC, encoded by the coding sequence ATGAGAATTGCATTAATGAATGAAAACAGCCAGGGCGCAAAAAACGCTATGATTGAAAAATCCCTCAGAAAAGTAGTAGAACCAATGGGATTTACGGTAGATAATTACGGTATGTATACAGCAGAAGATGAAGCACAGCTGACTTATGTACAGGTGGGAATCCTGGCAGCTGTATTGTTAAATTCCGGCGCAGCAGACTATGTGATTACAGGCTGCGGGACAGGAGAAGGAGCGATGCTTGCCTGCAATTCCTTCCCGGGAGTCATCTGCGGACATGTAGAAGATGCTCTGGACGCCTATACTTTTGCACAGATTAATGACGGAAATGCTATTTCCTTACCATTCGCAAAAGGCTTTGGCTGGGGCGGAGATCTGAATCTGGAATACATTTTCGAGAAGCTGTTCTGTGAAGAAAGCGGACAGGGTTATCCAAGAGAAAGAGCCATACCGGAACAGAGAAATAAGAAGATTCTGGACGAAGTAAAGAAAGTAACTTACAGAGATTTCACAGATATTTTAATGGAAATGGACAGAGAACTGGTAAAAGGCGCACTGGCAGGAGAACATTTTCAGGAACTGTTTTTCGCAAATTGCAAATGTGAGAAAATTGCTGCCTGCGTAAAGGAAATCCTGGGTTGCTAA
- a CDS encoding gluconate 5-dehydrogenase translates to MDVMKSFSLEGKVALVTGAAYGIGFAIAEAYAKAGAKIVFNCRGQEHMDVAMKAYEEKGIKAKGYICDVTDEAQVADMVQDIEKTVGTIDILVNNAGIIKRIPMTDMSAEEFRQVIDVDLNAPFIVSKAVIPGMLKKGHGKIINICSMMSELGRETVSAYAAAKGGLKMLTKNIASEYGEFNIQCNGIGPGYIATPQTAPLREIQPDGSRHPFDQFIISKTPAARWGNPEDLMGPAVFLASEASDFVNGQILYVDGGILAYIGKQPK, encoded by the coding sequence ATGGACGTTATGAAGAGTTTTTCACTGGAAGGAAAGGTAGCTTTAGTAACAGGTGCTGCCTATGGAATCGGTTTTGCCATTGCAGAGGCTTATGCAAAGGCAGGGGCAAAAATTGTGTTTAACTGCAGAGGCCAGGAGCACATGGATGTTGCAATGAAAGCATACGAAGAAAAGGGAATTAAGGCAAAGGGATATATCTGTGACGTAACAGACGAGGCACAGGTAGCAGACATGGTTCAGGATATTGAAAAGACTGTAGGAACCATTGACATTCTGGTAAACAATGCAGGAATCATCAAACGTATTCCAATGACAGACATGAGCGCAGAAGAGTTCCGTCAGGTCATTGACGTAGACTTAAACGCACCGTTTATTGTGTCAAAGGCAGTCATTCCAGGCATGCTGAAAAAAGGTCACGGAAAGATTATTAACATCTGTTCCATGATGAGCGAGCTGGGAAGAGAAACCGTATCTGCTTATGCGGCTGCAAAAGGCGGACTAAAAATGCTGACAAAAAATATTGCTTCTGAATATGGAGAATTTAATATTCAGTGCAATGGTATCGGACCTGGCTATATTGCAACTCCTCAGACTGCACCTTTAAGAGAGATTCAGCCGGACGGATCCAGACACCCCTTTGATCAGTTTATTATCAGCAAGACACCGGCTGCACGTTGGGGAAACCCGGAAGACCTTATGGGACCTGCAGTATTTCTTGCTTCCGAGGCATCTGATTTTGTAAACGGACAGATTTTATATGTAGACGGCGGTATTCTGGCTTACATCGGAAAACAGCCAAAATAA
- a CDS encoding AraC family transcriptional regulator gives MKLLNSCKQSIADCLQQKTFAIAHLYSDEKPMDMHIHDCYEIYYSISGGKQFLIDNCFYNIFPGDIFFINQYESHHLTQIDSQIHERIILSIYPEYVKSLSTANTNLNACFQNRSLRSNHKVSLTLEEQKNFLYYIHKLTHTSGYGTDILEQAAFLELMVFLNKRFQKNHIADTETQINSNAQVDSILSYINQHIEEPLSLEQLSSHFFISSSYLCRLFKSATGTTINKYITAKRISHAKELLAEGYTVTETSAKCGFNDYSNFFKAFTKATSVSPKKYAQFFGTVEVNIF, from the coding sequence ATGAAGCTTCTCAATTCCTGTAAACAGTCCATTGCGGACTGCCTGCAGCAGAAAACCTTTGCCATCGCTCATTTGTACAGCGATGAAAAACCAATGGATATGCACATTCATGACTGTTATGAAATTTATTATTCCATTTCCGGAGGAAAGCAGTTTCTTATTGACAACTGTTTTTACAACATTTTTCCCGGAGATATTTTCTTCATAAACCAGTATGAAAGCCACCACCTGACTCAGATTGACAGCCAGATTCATGAACGGATTATTCTGTCTATTTACCCGGAATATGTGAAATCCCTAAGCACTGCAAACACCAATCTGAACGCCTGTTTTCAGAATCGCTCCCTGCGTTCCAATCACAAGGTGTCCCTGACTTTGGAAGAGCAGAAGAATTTCCTTTACTATATCCATAAGCTTACTCACACCTCAGGGTATGGCACAGATATTCTGGAACAGGCTGCTTTTCTGGAACTTATGGTATTTCTGAATAAGCGTTTTCAGAAAAATCACATTGCAGATACGGAAACACAGATTAATTCTAACGCGCAGGTGGACAGCATTTTATCCTACATTAACCAGCACATTGAAGAGCCTTTAAGTCTGGAACAGCTTTCTTCCCACTTCTTCATCAGCTCTTCCTATCTGTGCAGGCTTTTTAAATCTGCTACGGGTACGACCATTAATAAATACATCACTGCAAAACGGATTTCCCATGCCAAAGAATTGCTGGCAGAAGGATATACAGTGACAGAAACCAGCGCAAAATGCGGGTTTAACGACTACAGCAATTTTTTCAAGGCTTTTACAAAGGCCACTAGCGTGTCACCGAAGAAGTATGCTCAGTTTTTTGGCACAGTAGAGGTGAACATATTTTGA
- the hisG gene encoding ATP phosphoribosyltransferase yields the protein MKTIRMALTKGRLEEKTVEMLERLGYDCTSVREKGRKLIMPIGDGSIEIVLAKAADVVTYVETGVCDMGVVGKDTIMEKGGTFYEVADLGFGKCRFALAALKGKDVYHGYKTRTIASKYMNVAKAFFESKNMDINLVKIEGSVELAPVLGLADAIVDIVETGTTLRENGLEVKEDICNISARLIVNIASMKLRKKEIEDLMNKIEKDVKSRGVVSTEL from the coding sequence ATGAAGACAATTAGAATGGCCCTTACAAAAGGTCGCCTGGAGGAGAAAACAGTAGAGATGCTGGAAAGGCTGGGATATGACTGTACCAGCGTAAGAGAAAAAGGAAGAAAGCTGATTATGCCCATTGGTGACGGTAGTATTGAGATTGTCCTTGCAAAAGCAGCAGACGTAGTTACTTATGTGGAAACAGGTGTCTGCGATATGGGGGTTGTGGGGAAAGATACCATTATGGAAAAGGGTGGTACTTTTTATGAAGTTGCAGATTTGGGATTTGGAAAATGCAGGTTTGCCCTGGCTGCTTTGAAGGGAAAAGATGTGTATCACGGCTACAAAACAAGAACTATTGCAAGCAAGTATATGAATGTGGCAAAAGCCTTTTTTGAAAGTAAAAACATGGATATTAATCTGGTGAAAATTGAAGGCTCTGTAGAACTTGCTCCTGTACTGGGACTGGCTGATGCCATTGTAGATATTGTAGAAACAGGCACAACACTCAGAGAAAATGGACTGGAAGTTAAAGAAGATATCTGTAATATCAGTGCCCGCCTGATTGTTAATATTGCCAGCATGAAGTTACGGAAAAAAGAGATAGAAGACCTTATGAATAAGATAGAAAAAGATGTAAAAAGCAGGGGGGTAGTGTCAACTGAGTTATGA
- a CDS encoding ATP-binding protein, which produces MRLGGESDPRNKSLMKMFNLINIGERAGSGVPNIFNVWNDEGFVEPEIEERFDPDRTILTLSFAKKATKKSDEKKRRKKVTEKK; this is translated from the coding sequence ATGCGTTTGGGCGGAGAATCTGATCCCCGAAATAAATCGCTTATGAAAATGTTTAATTTGATTAATATAGGTGAACGAGCTGGCAGTGGTGTTCCCAATATTTTCAATGTATGGAATGATGAGGGATTTGTTGAACCAGAGATAGAAGAAAGATTTGATCCTGACAGAACAATTTTGACGCTTTCTTTTGCGAAAAAAGCGACGAAAAAAAGTGATGAAAAAAAGCGACGAAAAAAAGTGACGGAAAAAAAGTGA
- the kduI gene encoding 5-dehydro-4-deoxy-D-glucuronate isomerase, whose amino-acid sequence MEVRTAASPRDVKHYTTDRLREEFLIQNLFVPGEIKMVYSHIDRIITGAAVPAEEALVLTAGAELRAEYFLQRREMGIINIGGAGVIVADGKEYEVGHKEGMYIGMGVKDITFSSKESAEPAKFYFNSTPAHHTYPTVLIKPEGTPEEGVVIVKDENKVELGTLEQSNHRTICKYILPGQVESCQLEMGMTKLEPGSVWNTMPCHTHDRRMEVYLYFDIPEDAFVMHYMGEPAETRHIVMRNEEAVISPSWSIHSGSGSQAYTFIWGMAGENQDFDDMDHIENQELK is encoded by the coding sequence ATGGAAGTAAGAACAGCAGCATCACCAAGAGATGTAAAACACTATACCACAGACCGTTTAAGAGAGGAATTTTTGATTCAGAACCTGTTTGTACCGGGGGAAATCAAAATGGTTTACAGCCATATTGACCGCATTATCACAGGTGCAGCAGTGCCGGCAGAGGAGGCTCTGGTGCTTACTGCAGGGGCAGAATTAAGAGCAGAATATTTTCTGCAAAGACGTGAAATGGGAATTATTAACATCGGCGGTGCAGGTGTGATTGTAGCAGACGGAAAAGAATATGAAGTGGGACATAAGGAAGGCATGTACATTGGAATGGGTGTAAAAGATATCACTTTTTCCAGCAAAGAAAGTGCAGAACCGGCGAAATTCTACTTTAACAGTACACCGGCACACCATACATATCCCACCGTGCTGATTAAGCCGGAAGGAACACCAGAGGAAGGCGTTGTAATTGTAAAAGACGAAAATAAAGTAGAGCTGGGAACCCTGGAACAGTCCAACCACAGAACCATTTGTAAATACATTCTTCCGGGACAGGTAGAAAGCTGCCAGTTGGAAATGGGTATGACAAAATTAGAGCCGGGAAGCGTATGGAACACCATGCCTTGCCACACCCATGACAGAAGAATGGAAGTTTATCTGTACTTTGATATTCCGGAAGATGCTTTTGTTATGCATTACATGGGAGAGCCTGCAGAAACACGCCACATTGTTATGAGAAATGAAGAGGCAGTTATCTCTCCAAGCTGGTCTATCCACTCCGGTTCCGGTTCACAGGCTTATACCTTTATCTGGGGCATGGCAGGGGAAAATCAGGACTTTGATGATATGGATCACATTGAAAATCAGGAATTAAAATAA
- the hisZ gene encoding ATP phosphoribosyltransferase regulatory subunit, whose amino-acid sequence MRYYDKITPDGTRDLLFAECEQRSQVTKALKDLFVSQGYRRVMTPALEFYDVFGKAAKYLPKETMYKLTDSKGRLLVLCPDCTVPVARLTATRLKGMPLPLRLYYNHNIYRGFPERKSKSVEINQVGIELIGGSSWRSDLEVVELAARSLDKISGGKYRLELCHIGYFKAIMGSLDTDEETKEEIRLLIEQKNYASLTDILGKAQENKAARALRKLPGLFGGEEVFEKAYELFDENGAKESLDYLKEIYEYLCRLGLSDKVIIDLGLVNLAEYYTGIIFRGYFDGVGEQVLSGGRYDTLLGQFGENQGSIGFGINVDLASQMVKTEPEKVPEILVFAKDIQAIPNSVHYRKALEKQGKTVENSVFDTLEETLSYARKKGILKVHLVGEEIMEYELGKGTDADEDN is encoded by the coding sequence ATGAGATATTACGACAAAATAACACCGGACGGAACCAGAGATTTGCTTTTTGCAGAGTGTGAGCAGCGTTCTCAGGTGACAAAAGCTTTAAAAGATTTATTTGTTTCCCAGGGATACCGCAGGGTTATGACACCGGCATTGGAGTTCTATGATGTCTTTGGAAAAGCAGCAAAATATCTGCCAAAAGAAACCATGTATAAACTGACAGATTCCAAAGGAAGACTCCTGGTGCTGTGTCCGGACTGTACAGTTCCTGTGGCGAGGCTGACGGCAACCAGACTGAAAGGAATGCCGCTGCCTCTCAGACTGTATTATAACCATAATATTTACCGTGGATTTCCTGAGAGAAAGAGTAAAAGTGTAGAAATTAATCAGGTAGGAATTGAATTAATCGGCGGTTCTTCCTGGAGAAGTGACCTGGAGGTTGTGGAGCTTGCAGCAAGAAGTCTGGACAAAATCAGCGGTGGAAAATACCGTCTGGAGCTTTGCCATATCGGTTATTTTAAGGCGATTATGGGCAGTCTGGATACAGATGAAGAAACAAAAGAAGAAATTCGGCTTCTGATTGAACAGAAGAATTATGCAAGTCTTACGGACATTTTAGGTAAGGCGCAGGAGAATAAGGCTGCCAGAGCCCTCAGAAAGCTTCCGGGGCTTTTTGGAGGAGAAGAGGTCTTTGAAAAAGCTTATGAACTGTTTGATGAAAACGGCGCAAAAGAAAGTCTGGATTACTTAAAAGAGATATATGAATATCTCTGCAGACTGGGACTTTCTGATAAAGTAATCATTGATTTGGGGCTTGTAAATCTGGCGGAATATTATACAGGAATTATATTCAGAGGGTATTTTGACGGTGTGGGAGAGCAGGTACTTTCCGGGGGACGGTATGATACACTTCTGGGGCAATTTGGAGAAAATCAAGGCTCTATTGGATTTGGAATTAATGTGGATTTGGCAAGCCAGATGGTGAAAACAGAGCCGGAAAAAGTACCGGAAATCCTGGTTTTTGCCAAAGATATACAGGCAATACCAAATAGTGTACATTATAGAAAAGCTTTGGAGAAACAGGGAAAAACAGTTGAAAACAGCGTGTTTGATACGCTGGAGGAAACACTTTCCTATGCCCGAAAAAAAGGGATTTTGAAGGTTCATCTGGTAGGGGAAGAAATCATGGAATATGAACTGGGGAAAGGAACAGACGCAGATGAAGACAATTAG
- a CDS encoding DUF3878 family protein has product MTQDYYEELRQFLPGLSADMPETILKLAELFRAEAFELHMRKEAGETKYYIPYMMNDALECFLILESCRMTGICLPDFKGAVQAHLARENGEYLLVVRQGEDNVFTLWFSSVQEKTTCYQYHCIGHFWVKGQEQWRRLVYIAGTLYDKYSYMGDTVCTQEEKELLPLMEFAPFRAFSPIKESLEEMYTDTLEGVACMKRFALEAGDIRLKNLLGFYEKHPFPWVEKWIQRHMESRAGISLYETLYRKIEAASKVYTVRDYGKEGNEKAEKERQKVTKKLEEKGFTGTYPFFRKGHMQILAMEEHPFTVLEAEDFSFRIQFMVSVSKKDSERYNGGFFKGRKNRGWIEENLEFLE; this is encoded by the coding sequence ATGACACAGGACTATTATGAAGAATTAAGGCAGTTCCTTCCCGGTCTTTCCGCGGACATGCCGGAAACTATTTTGAAGCTGGCAGAACTGTTTCGGGCAGAGGCGTTTGAACTGCATATGCGGAAAGAGGCCGGGGAAACAAAATATTATATTCCGTATATGATGAACGATGCGCTGGAATGTTTTCTGATTCTGGAGAGCTGCCGTATGACAGGCATCTGCCTGCCGGATTTTAAAGGCGCTGTACAGGCACATCTGGCAAGAGAGAATGGAGAGTATCTTCTTGTAGTAAGGCAGGGGGAGGACAATGTGTTTACCCTCTGGTTTTCTTCTGTTCAGGAAAAAACCACCTGTTATCAATACCACTGTATCGGGCATTTTTGGGTAAAAGGACAGGAACAGTGGAGACGTCTGGTATATATTGCAGGAACCCTTTACGATAAATATTCCTATATGGGGGATACGGTGTGTACGCAGGAGGAAAAAGAGCTGCTTCCGCTTATGGAATTTGCCCCGTTTCGTGCTTTTTCTCCCATAAAAGAATCTTTGGAAGAGATGTATACAGATACCCTGGAAGGGGTAGCCTGCATGAAAAGATTTGCTTTAGAAGCGGGAGATATCCGGCTTAAAAATCTGTTGGGATTTTATGAAAAGCACCCTTTTCCATGGGTAGAAAAATGGATTCAAAGGCATATGGAAAGCAGAGCAGGTATTTCCCTTTATGAAACATTGTACAGGAAAATTGAGGCTGCATCAAAGGTATATACTGTTCGTGATTATGGTAAAGAGGGAAACGAAAAAGCAGAGAAGGAAAGACAGAAGGTAACAAAAAAATTGGAGGAAAAGGGTTTTACAGGAACGTATCCTTTTTTTAGAAAGGGCCATATGCAAATACTGGCTATGGAGGAACACCCCTTTACCGTATTGGAGGCAGAAGACTTTTCTTTTCGGATTCAATTTATGGTATCCGTGAGCAAAAAAGACAGTGAAAGATACAATGGGGGCTTTTTTAAAGGCAGAAAGAATCGTGGGTGGATAGAGGAAAATCTGGAATTTCTGGAGTAA
- a CDS encoding DUF7402 domain-containing protein — translation MFSLKVIDKNERTVAWARGEEEVNLMVARTYEEGDRILLEISKEGEYAWVQFDDALGKNLVYLTGIAHYKIPFGEKRINLSPKAFSGNKHLISVRKAKDFEVKSYRNLALNVNDTHENTTCFPHAFANVETRGEAVFAAKNAIDGVTANECHGEWPYDSWGINRNPDAEMTLDFGREVEVDRIILYIRADFPHDNWWKKVTVTFSDGEEKEFSLKKTGCGQEFTFEKKKITWLKLSKLIPSPEPSPFPALAQIEVYGTDL, via the coding sequence ATGTTTAGTTTGAAGGTAATTGATAAAAATGAGCGGACCGTAGCATGGGCAAGAGGGGAAGAAGAAGTCAACCTTATGGTTGCAAGAACTTACGAAGAAGGGGACAGAATCCTTCTGGAAATCTCCAAAGAAGGAGAATATGCATGGGTACAGTTTGATGATGCTCTGGGGAAAAATCTGGTTTATCTTACCGGAATCGCACATTATAAAATTCCTTTTGGAGAGAAGAGAATCAATCTCTCTCCAAAGGCATTTTCCGGAAATAAGCACTTAATCAGTGTACGCAAGGCAAAAGATTTTGAAGTAAAGAGCTATCGAAATCTGGCGTTGAACGTCAATGATACACATGAAAATACGACCTGCTTTCCTCATGCATTTGCTAATGTAGAAACAAGAGGAGAAGCTGTTTTTGCAGCAAAAAATGCCATTGACGGCGTAACGGCAAACGAATGTCATGGAGAATGGCCCTATGATTCCTGGGGTATTAATCGAAATCCGGACGCGGAAATGACGTTGGATTTTGGAAGGGAAGTAGAAGTTGACCGCATTATTCTCTATATTCGTGCGGATTTCCCTCATGATAACTGGTGGAAAAAGGTGACAGTTACATTTTCTGACGGGGAGGAGAAAGAATTTTCTCTGAAAAAGACAGGCTGCGGACAGGAATTTACTTTTGAGAAGAAGAAAATTACCTGGCTGAAGCTGTCAAAACTGATTCCCTCCCCAGAACCTTCTCCATTCCCGGCGCTGGCTCAAATAGAAGTATATGGTACAGATTTATAA
- the recQ gene encoding DNA helicase RecQ has protein sequence MDKYRVLKEVFGYDTFREGQEGLIDHTLAGRDVLGIMPTGAGKSVCFQIPALLFSGITIVVSPLISLMKDQVAALNAAGVHAAFINSSLTEGQYRKAMEFAAQGRYKIIYAAPERLMTESFLALTRQAEISMVAVDEAHCISQWGQDFRPSYLKIAEFLRILPRRPVLAAYTATATKAVKEDILCILGMQNPFVTVTGYDRKNLYFAVEKPKDKVQALLDYLDKNREKSGIIYCNTRKNVEEIHQRLVQEGYGAVPYHAGLSEEEKKKNQEDFIYDRTPVMVATNAFGMGIDKSNVRFVLHFNMPKDIESYYQEAGRAGRDGEQGECILYYGGQDVKMNEFLIQQQMENEEFDWEERILIQERNLERLRRMTFYCFTNECLREYILRYFGEYGGNYCGNCKNCLTEFQETDVTEEAKAILNLVKTSGQRYGIQAITDAVHGSDNAKVRQFHLNENTYYGTLKNRTIVRIRQILNDLLVKEYLVLTAGEYPVLHLGKKGKELIEGTEEQVLLKFPKEQPKTLSTEKKTKQKVTEEVKYPELFQRLRQKRYQMAQEKKVPPYIIFSDKTLRQMSTYLPVTKEEMLSINGVGSSKYEKYGEAFSEEIQKFIEENRIEKE, from the coding sequence ATGGACAAGTACAGGGTTTTAAAGGAAGTTTTCGGATACGATACCTTTCGGGAAGGGCAGGAAGGCTTGATTGACCATACGTTAGCCGGACGCGACGTTCTGGGAATTATGCCTACAGGGGCGGGAAAATCTGTCTGTTTTCAGATACCTGCCCTGCTTTTTTCCGGGATTACCATTGTGGTATCCCCTCTGATTTCTCTGATGAAGGACCAGGTGGCAGCATTGAATGCCGCAGGGGTGCATGCGGCTTTTATAAACAGTTCTCTCACAGAGGGCCAGTACAGAAAGGCAATGGAATTTGCCGCGCAGGGGAGATATAAAATCATTTATGCAGCGCCGGAACGATTGATGACAGAGTCTTTTCTTGCGCTTACCAGGCAGGCGGAAATTTCCATGGTTGCAGTAGACGAAGCGCACTGCATCTCCCAGTGGGGGCAGGATTTCCGCCCCAGCTATCTGAAAATTGCGGAATTTCTCAGGATACTTCCCAGGCGTCCCGTACTTGCCGCCTATACGGCGACTGCCACAAAAGCGGTAAAGGAAGATATCCTCTGTATACTGGGGATGCAAAATCCCTTTGTGACAGTCACAGGATATGACAGAAAAAACCTTTATTTTGCAGTGGAAAAGCCAAAGGACAAAGTGCAGGCGCTGCTTGATTATCTGGACAAAAACCGGGAAAAAAGCGGCATTATTTACTGCAATACCAGGAAAAACGTAGAAGAAATTCATCAGCGTCTGGTACAGGAGGGATACGGGGCAGTGCCATATCATGCCGGACTTTCCGAGGAGGAAAAGAAGAAAAATCAGGAGGATTTTATCTATGACCGCACACCGGTTATGGTGGCTACCAATGCCTTTGGCATGGGGATTGACAAGTCCAATGTGCGCTTTGTCCTGCATTTTAATATGCCCAAAGATATAGAGAGCTATTATCAGGAGGCAGGACGTGCAGGAAGGGACGGAGAACAGGGAGAGTGCATTTTGTACTATGGGGGACAGGACGTAAAGATGAATGAATTTCTCATTCAGCAGCAAATGGAAAATGAGGAATTTGACTGGGAGGAAAGAATCCTGATTCAGGAGAGAAATCTGGAACGGCTGCGGAGAATGACCTTTTACTGCTTTACCAATGAGTGTCTGCGAGAATACATTCTCCGTTATTTTGGAGAGTATGGGGGAAATTACTGCGGAAACTGCAAAAACTGTTTGACTGAATTTCAGGAAACTGACGTAACAGAAGAGGCAAAAGCCATTCTGAATCTGGTAAAAACCAGTGGACAGCGGTACGGAATACAGGCAATTACAGATGCAGTACACGGTTCAGATAATGCAAAGGTACGGCAGTTTCATCTGAATGAAAATACATATTACGGTACATTAAAAAACAGAACCATTGTGCGGATTCGTCAGATATTAAACGACCTTTTGGTAAAGGAATACCTGGTGCTTACCGCAGGAGAATATCCGGTTCTCCACCTTGGAAAAAAGGGAAAAGAGTTGATTGAAGGGACAGAAGAACAAGTGCTTCTCAAATTTCCAAAAGAGCAGCCAAAGACTTTAAGTACAGAAAAGAAAACAAAGCAAAAGGTAACAGAAGAGGTGAAATATCCGGAGCTTTTTCAGCGACTGCGGCAGAAACGGTATCAGATGGCACAGGAAAAAAAGGTGCCGCCGTATATTATCTTTTCGGATAAAACCCTTCGCCAGATGAGCACATACTTGCCGGTTACAAAAGAGGAAATGCTGTCTATAAACGGTGTGGGAAGCAGTAAGTATGAGAAGTATGGAGAGGCATTTTCTGAGGAAATACAGAAGTTTATAGAAGAAAACAGAATTGAAAAAGAATGA
- a CDS encoding Panacea domain-containing protein: MQKMYSAKELSKYIINKCTIDEEYISNLQLQKILFYIQEYYLKKEKRAIFADEIYAWQFGPVVPEVYYEFCGYGAMPIYNEYNVEIDNEDRRIIDNIIEAKRAMKPWQLVEETHKKNGAWDRVYNQGRGNKQLIPIEYIEEY, translated from the coding sequence ATGCAAAAAATGTATAGTGCAAAAGAACTCAGCAAATACATAATAAATAAGTGTACAATAGATGAAGAATATATTTCAAATTTACAGTTACAAAAAATATTATTTTATATTCAAGAATATTATTTGAAAAAGGAGAAAAGAGCAATTTTTGCTGATGAGATTTATGCGTGGCAATTTGGTCCGGTTGTCCCAGAAGTGTATTATGAATTTTGTGGATATGGTGCAATGCCTATATACAATGAATATAATGTAGAAATAGATAATGAAGATAGAAGAATTATAGATAATATAATTGAAGCTAAAAGAGCGATGAAGCCATGGCAATTAGTTGAAGAAACACATAAAAAAAATGGTGCATGGGATAGAGTGTATAACCAAGGAAGAGGTAATAAACAACTTATACCGATTGAATATATTGAGGAATATTAA
- a CDS encoding spore maturation protein, producing MKLLIFLSEVSIPLILFYIVGFGVLMKCHVYEEFVKGAKDGLKTVVKILPTLIGLMVAVGVLRASGFLDMLGGVLGSLTARMGFPAELVPLTIVRMFSSSAATGLVLDIFREFGTDSHVGLIASIMMSCTETIFYTISVYFIAAKVNKTRYTVWGALLASFAGIAASVILAGMM from the coding sequence ATGAAGCTTCTGATTTTTCTGTCTGAGGTCAGCATTCCTCTGATTTTATTTTACATAGTAGGATTTGGTGTTTTGATGAAGTGTCATGTATACGAGGAATTTGTAAAAGGTGCAAAGGACGGTCTGAAAACCGTAGTGAAAATTTTGCCTACGCTGATTGGACTTATGGTAGCAGTGGGAGTTTTGCGGGCATCGGGATTTCTGGATATGCTGGGAGGGGTTCTGGGCAGTCTGACAGCCCGGATGGGATTTCCGGCGGAGCTGGTACCCCTGACTATTGTAAGAATGTTTTCTTCCAGCGCGGCTACCGGTCTGGTACTGGATATTTTCCGGGAGTTTGGAACCGACTCCCATGTAGGATTGATAGCTTCTATTATGATGTCCTGTACAGAAACTATTTTTTATACTATTTCCGTGTATTTTATTGCTGCAAAGGTAAATAAGACCAGATATACGGTGTGGGGAGCGCTTCTGGCTTCTTTTGCCGGAATTGCCGCCAGCGTGATTCTGGCGGGAATGATGTAA